A stretch of the Salvelinus fontinalis isolate EN_2023a chromosome 22, ASM2944872v1, whole genome shotgun sequence genome encodes the following:
- the LOC129819705 gene encoding glyceraldehyde-3-phosphate dehydrogenase-like isoform X1, producing the protein MVKIGINGFGRIGRLVTRAAAKSGEVNVVAINDPFIDLDYMVYMFKYDSTHGVWKHSEVRQENGKLIIGNLHITVFHERDPSQIKWGDAGADYVVESTGVFTTIDKASAHLQGGAKRVIISAPSADAPMFVMGVNHHQYENSLKVVSNASCTTNCLAPIAKVINDNFGIIEGLMSTVHAVTATQKTVDGPSGKLWRDGRGASQNIIPASTGAAKAVGKVIPELNGKLTGMAFRVPTPNVSVVDLTVRLEKAAPYEEIKRVIKEASKGPMKGILGYTEDQVVSTDFNGDKRSSIFDAGAGIALNDHFVKLVSWYDNEYGYSNRVIDLCLHMALKE; encoded by the exons ATGGTGAAGATTGGAATCAATGG ATTTGGGCGTATCGGGCGCCTGGTGACCCGTGCCGCTGCCAAGAGCGGTGAAGTTAACGTCGTCGCAATCAACGACCCCTTCATTGACCTGGACTACATG GTCTACATGTTCAAGTATGACTCCACTCACGGTGTTTGGAAGCACAGTGAAGTGAGACAAGAGAATGGCAAGCTGATCATTGGCAACCTGCACATCACAGTTTTCCATGA GAGGGACCCTTCCCAGATCAAGTGGGGTGACGCTGGCGCTGACTACGTTGTTGagtctactggtgtgttcaccaCCATCGACAAGGCCTCT GCTCACCTGCAGGGAGGTGCCAAGAGGGTCATCATCTCCGCCCCTAGCGCCGATGCCCCCATGTTCGTGATGGGTGTCAACCACCATCAATACGAAAACTCCCTGAAGGTTGTCAG CAACGCCTCCTGCACAACTAACTGCCTGGCTCCCATCGCCAAGGTTATCAACGACAACTTCGGCATCATTGAGGGTCTGATG AGCACAGTTCACGCCGTCACAGCCACACAGAAGACCGTTGACGGGCCTTCCGGTAAGCTGTGGAGAGATGGCCGTGGTGCCAGCCAGAACATTATCCCTGCTTCCACTGGCGCCGCCAAGGCCGTGGGCAAGGTTATCCCCGAGCTGAACGG CAAGCTGACCGGCATGGCCTTCCGTGTCCCCACTCCCAACGTGTCCGTGGTTGACCTGACTGTCCGTCTTGAGAAGGCC GCCCCTTATGAAGAGATCAAGAGAGTCATCAAGGAGGCCTCCAAAGGACCCATGAAGGGAATTCTGGGATACACGGAGGACCAG gtGGTGTCCACAGACTTCAACGGCGACAAACGTTCCTCAATCTTCGATGCCGGGGCAGGCATTGCACTCAACGACCACTTTGTCAAGCTGGTCTCATG GTATGACAATGAGTACGGCTATAGCAACCGCGTTATTGACTTATGTCTGCACATGGCACTCAAAGAGTAA
- the LOC129819705 gene encoding glyceraldehyde-3-phosphate dehydrogenase-like isoform X2: MVYMFKYDSTHGVWKHSEVRQENGKLIIGNLHITVFHERDPSQIKWGDAGADYVVESTGVFTTIDKASAHLQGGAKRVIISAPSADAPMFVMGVNHHQYENSLKVVSNASCTTNCLAPIAKVINDNFGIIEGLMSTVHAVTATQKTVDGPSGKLWRDGRGASQNIIPASTGAAKAVGKVIPELNGKLTGMAFRVPTPNVSVVDLTVRLEKAAPYEEIKRVIKEASKGPMKGILGYTEDQVVSTDFNGDKRSSIFDAGAGIALNDHFVKLVSWYDNEYGYSNRVIDLCLHMALKE, translated from the exons ATG GTCTACATGTTCAAGTATGACTCCACTCACGGTGTTTGGAAGCACAGTGAAGTGAGACAAGAGAATGGCAAGCTGATCATTGGCAACCTGCACATCACAGTTTTCCATGA GAGGGACCCTTCCCAGATCAAGTGGGGTGACGCTGGCGCTGACTACGTTGTTGagtctactggtgtgttcaccaCCATCGACAAGGCCTCT GCTCACCTGCAGGGAGGTGCCAAGAGGGTCATCATCTCCGCCCCTAGCGCCGATGCCCCCATGTTCGTGATGGGTGTCAACCACCATCAATACGAAAACTCCCTGAAGGTTGTCAG CAACGCCTCCTGCACAACTAACTGCCTGGCTCCCATCGCCAAGGTTATCAACGACAACTTCGGCATCATTGAGGGTCTGATG AGCACAGTTCACGCCGTCACAGCCACACAGAAGACCGTTGACGGGCCTTCCGGTAAGCTGTGGAGAGATGGCCGTGGTGCCAGCCAGAACATTATCCCTGCTTCCACTGGCGCCGCCAAGGCCGTGGGCAAGGTTATCCCCGAGCTGAACGG CAAGCTGACCGGCATGGCCTTCCGTGTCCCCACTCCCAACGTGTCCGTGGTTGACCTGACTGTCCGTCTTGAGAAGGCC GCCCCTTATGAAGAGATCAAGAGAGTCATCAAGGAGGCCTCCAAAGGACCCATGAAGGGAATTCTGGGATACACGGAGGACCAG gtGGTGTCCACAGACTTCAACGGCGACAAACGTTCCTCAATCTTCGATGCCGGGGCAGGCATTGCACTCAACGACCACTTTGTCAAGCTGGTCTCATG GTATGACAATGAGTACGGCTATAGCAACCGCGTTATTGACTTATGTCTGCACATGGCACTCAAAGAGTAA
- the LOC129819707 gene encoding non-homologous end joining factor IFFO1-like isoform X1 — translation MPDFEHFRFSYSSMNPLLGENAFLVQQQQHNQMGSHSDSSMTGLDSYGAADSGFILGEHTGFGQDGISGLDLNALPPSGLAYLHQNNMHRAPPPPAAMALRNDLGSNISVLKTLNLRFRCFLAKVHELERRNKALEKQLQQALENNEDNSEGHGKKPLTKEMGVQTGFVGPIAVRPGHIPLQNVNNSAYLPGGLLSPSLNRPTTPSFESNSKSVFRNSTLTDSNSNLNSNQLIPHISLSPLLTPTDTSNTVSNINEKYVSSGTGMSTNPPPRFLPGTVWSYNHDRRFGAGRESRVTDMGVPCAQTDGVGVQIDTITPEIRALYNVLGKVKRERDEYKRRWEEEYTVRVDLQEKVAELEEDLQESEVCQDELALRVKQLKAELVLFKGLMSNNLSDLDSKIQEKAMKVDMDICRRIDITARLCDVAQQRNCEDMVQIFQMATPPSTLTRRPRKQAAQSVKGGDGDEPTSISESEADKDVESCSTSANQINEEMQRMLNQLRECEFEDDCDSLAWEETEETLLLWEDFPGYTLGAVETQGEQPQQQQEESIEKVIQDTESLFQTREKEYQETIDQIELELATAKSDMNRHLHEYMEMCSMKRGLDVQMETCRRLITQSGDRYQTPPHGAEHSKRSKRYPRKSPPLVTAAMEDSDDGEKERSKVSPPADSESDEAYCDTKVNSGTVSHLPWRKS, via the exons ATGCCGGATTTTGAGCATTTCAGATTTTCATACTCAAGCATGAATCCATTATTGGGGGAGAACGCGTTCCTGGTTCAGCAACAGCAGCATAACCAGATGGGGAGCCATTCTGATTCTTCCATGACAGGCCTAGACTCATACGGTGCAGCTGACTCAGGCTTCATCTTGGGCGAGCACACCGGGTTTGGACAAGATGGCATATCTGGCCTGGACTTAAATGCGCTGCCACCTTCAGGACTCGCTTATTTGCACCAGAACAACATGCACCGTGCGCCGCCGCCCCCCGCAGCGATGGCCCTGCGTAACGACTTGGGCTCCAACATCAGTGTTCTCAAGACCTTGAATTTGCGCTTCCGTTGCTTTTTGGCTAAAGTTCATGAACTGGAGCGTCGGAATAAAGCTTTGGAGAAGCAGCTTCAACAGGCTTTGGAAAATAATGAGGACAATTCAGAAGGACACGGGAAAAAGCCATTGACTAAGGAAATGGGAGTCCAGACTGGTTTCGTAGGGCCCATCGCAGTTAGGCCCGGACATATCCCACTCCAGAACGTTAATAACTCTGCATACCTGCCTGGGGgtcttctctctccatcactcaacaGGCCTACAACTCCCTCCTTTGAGTCCAACAGCAAATCAGTATTTAGGAACTCGACTCTGACTGACTCCAATTCCAACCTCAATTCCAACCAACTCATACCACATATTTCCCTCAGTCCTTTATTAACCCCTACTGATACTTCCAACACTGTATCCAACATTAACGAGAAATATGTCAGTTCTGGGACTGGTATGTCTACTAACCCGCCTCCCCGGTTCCTTCCCGGCACCGTTTGGTCCTACAACCACGACCGCAGGTTTGGCGCGGGGAGGGAGTCGCGCGTTACAGACATGGGTGTGCCTTGTGCCCAAACGGACGGAGTAGGTGTTCAAATCGACACCATCACCCCTGAAATACGGGCCCTGTACAACGTGTTGGGCAAGGTGAAACGAGAGAGGGATGAGTATAAACGCAG ATGGGAGGAAGAGTACACAGTCAGAGTGGACCTCCAGGAGAAAGTGGCTGAGCTGGAAGAG gaccTCCAGGAGAGTGAGGTGTGTCAGGATGAGCTGGCCCTCAGGGTGAAACAGCTGAAAGCTGAACTGGTCCTCTTCAAAGGCCTTATGAGCAAC aaCCTGTCAGATCTGGACAGTAAAATCCAGGAGAAGGCCATGAAGGTGGACATGGACATCTGTAGACGCATCGACATCACGGCTCGCCTGTGTGATGTGGCCCAGCAGAGGAACTGTGAAGACATGGTCCAAATCTTTCAG ATGGCCACACCTCCTTCCACTCTGACCCGCCGGCCCCGGAAACAGGCGGCCCAATCGGTTAAAGGCGGCGACGGGGACGAACCAACCAGCATCTCTGAGAGCGAGGCGGACAAGGATGTGGAGTCGTGTAGCACATCAGCCAATCAGATCAACGAGGAAATGCAGAGGATGCTGAACCAGTT GAGGGAGTGTGAGTTCGAGGACGACTGTGACAGCCTGGCCTGGGAGGAGACTGAGGAGACTCTGCTGCTGTGGGAGGATTTCCCAGGATACACTCTGGGGGCAGTGGAGACACAGGGGGAG caaccgcagcagcagcaggaggagtcCATAGAGAAGGTAATACAGGACACAGAGTCCCTCTTCCAGACCAGAGAGAAGGAGTATCAGGAGACCATCGACCAGAtcgag TTGGAGCTGGCCACGGCTAAGAGTGACATGAACAGACACCTGCACGAGTACATGGAGATGTGTTCCATGAAGCGAGGCCTGGACGTGCAGATGGAGACGTGCAGGAGACTCATCACCCAGAGTGGAGACAGGTATCAGACACCTCCGCATGGTGCTGAACACTCTAAACGCTCAAAAAGATACCCTAG GAAATCTCCCCCTCTCGTTACTGCGGCAATGGAAGACTCTGATGACGGcgagaaggagaggagtaaggTGTCCCCACCCGCAGACTCTGAAAGTGATGAAGCCTACTGTGACACCAAGGTTAATAGTGGTACGGTCTCTCACTTACCATGGAGGAAGTCCTAA
- the LOC129819707 gene encoding non-homologous end joining factor IFFO1-like isoform X2 → MPDFEHFRFSYSSMNPLLGENAFLVQQQQHNQMGSHSDSSMTGLDSYGAADSGFILGEHTGFGQDGISGLDLNALPPSGLAYLHQNNMHRAPPPPAAMALRNDLGSNISVLKTLNLRFRCFLAKVHELERRNKALEKQLQQALENNEDNSEGHGKKPLTKEMGVQTGFVGPIAVRPGHIPLQNVNNSAYLPGGLLSPSLNRPTTPSFESNSKSVFRNSTLTDSNSNLNSNQLIPHISLSPLLTPTDTSNTVSNINEKYVSSGTGMSTNPPPRFLPGTVWSYNHDRRFGAGRESRVTDMGVPCAQTDGVGVQIDTITPEIRALYNVLGKVKRERDEYKRRWEEEYTVRVDLQEKVAELEEDLQESEVCQDELALRVKQLKAELVLFKGLMSNNLSDLDSKIQEKAMKVDMDICRRIDITARLCDVAQQRNCEDMVQIFQMATPPSTLTRRPRKQAAQSVKGGDGDEPTSISESEADKDVESCSTSANQINEEMQRMLNQLRECEFEDDCDSLAWEETEETLLLWEDFPGYTLGAVETQGEQPQQQQEESIEKVIQDTESLFQTREKEYQETIDQIELELATAKSDMNRHLHEYMEMCSMKRGLDVQMETCRRLITQSGDRKSPPLVTAAMEDSDDGEKERSKVSPPADSESDEAYCDTKVNSGTVSHLPWRKS, encoded by the exons ATGCCGGATTTTGAGCATTTCAGATTTTCATACTCAAGCATGAATCCATTATTGGGGGAGAACGCGTTCCTGGTTCAGCAACAGCAGCATAACCAGATGGGGAGCCATTCTGATTCTTCCATGACAGGCCTAGACTCATACGGTGCAGCTGACTCAGGCTTCATCTTGGGCGAGCACACCGGGTTTGGACAAGATGGCATATCTGGCCTGGACTTAAATGCGCTGCCACCTTCAGGACTCGCTTATTTGCACCAGAACAACATGCACCGTGCGCCGCCGCCCCCCGCAGCGATGGCCCTGCGTAACGACTTGGGCTCCAACATCAGTGTTCTCAAGACCTTGAATTTGCGCTTCCGTTGCTTTTTGGCTAAAGTTCATGAACTGGAGCGTCGGAATAAAGCTTTGGAGAAGCAGCTTCAACAGGCTTTGGAAAATAATGAGGACAATTCAGAAGGACACGGGAAAAAGCCATTGACTAAGGAAATGGGAGTCCAGACTGGTTTCGTAGGGCCCATCGCAGTTAGGCCCGGACATATCCCACTCCAGAACGTTAATAACTCTGCATACCTGCCTGGGGgtcttctctctccatcactcaacaGGCCTACAACTCCCTCCTTTGAGTCCAACAGCAAATCAGTATTTAGGAACTCGACTCTGACTGACTCCAATTCCAACCTCAATTCCAACCAACTCATACCACATATTTCCCTCAGTCCTTTATTAACCCCTACTGATACTTCCAACACTGTATCCAACATTAACGAGAAATATGTCAGTTCTGGGACTGGTATGTCTACTAACCCGCCTCCCCGGTTCCTTCCCGGCACCGTTTGGTCCTACAACCACGACCGCAGGTTTGGCGCGGGGAGGGAGTCGCGCGTTACAGACATGGGTGTGCCTTGTGCCCAAACGGACGGAGTAGGTGTTCAAATCGACACCATCACCCCTGAAATACGGGCCCTGTACAACGTGTTGGGCAAGGTGAAACGAGAGAGGGATGAGTATAAACGCAG ATGGGAGGAAGAGTACACAGTCAGAGTGGACCTCCAGGAGAAAGTGGCTGAGCTGGAAGAG gaccTCCAGGAGAGTGAGGTGTGTCAGGATGAGCTGGCCCTCAGGGTGAAACAGCTGAAAGCTGAACTGGTCCTCTTCAAAGGCCTTATGAGCAAC aaCCTGTCAGATCTGGACAGTAAAATCCAGGAGAAGGCCATGAAGGTGGACATGGACATCTGTAGACGCATCGACATCACGGCTCGCCTGTGTGATGTGGCCCAGCAGAGGAACTGTGAAGACATGGTCCAAATCTTTCAG ATGGCCACACCTCCTTCCACTCTGACCCGCCGGCCCCGGAAACAGGCGGCCCAATCGGTTAAAGGCGGCGACGGGGACGAACCAACCAGCATCTCTGAGAGCGAGGCGGACAAGGATGTGGAGTCGTGTAGCACATCAGCCAATCAGATCAACGAGGAAATGCAGAGGATGCTGAACCAGTT GAGGGAGTGTGAGTTCGAGGACGACTGTGACAGCCTGGCCTGGGAGGAGACTGAGGAGACTCTGCTGCTGTGGGAGGATTTCCCAGGATACACTCTGGGGGCAGTGGAGACACAGGGGGAG caaccgcagcagcagcaggaggagtcCATAGAGAAGGTAATACAGGACACAGAGTCCCTCTTCCAGACCAGAGAGAAGGAGTATCAGGAGACCATCGACCAGAtcgag TTGGAGCTGGCCACGGCTAAGAGTGACATGAACAGACACCTGCACGAGTACATGGAGATGTGTTCCATGAAGCGAGGCCTGGACGTGCAGATGGAGACGTGCAGGAGACTCATCACCCAGAGTGGAGACAG GAAATCTCCCCCTCTCGTTACTGCGGCAATGGAAGACTCTGATGACGGcgagaaggagaggagtaaggTGTCCCCACCCGCAGACTCTGAAAGTGATGAAGCCTACTGTGACACCAAGGTTAATAGTGGTACGGTCTCTCACTTACCATGGAGGAAGTCCTAA